CACGGAAGCCATGCGCAGAAGTCGGAGTTGATCCGCATGGTGCGGACGGTGGCGAAGGAGGAGCGTAAGCCCATCTGCATCCTCGCCGACCTGCAGGGCCCAAAGATTCGCACCGGCAAGCTGAAGGATCACCAGCCGGTGCAACTCGTGGCAGGCAAGCGGCTGACGATCACGCCGCGCGAGATCGCGGGGACTGCCGAGATGGTCGGAACAACGTTCCTGACGCTCGCGGAGAACCTCGATCCCGGCGCGCGCATCCTGCTTTCGGACGGGTTGATCGAGCTTCGCGTCGACCGCTTGAGCGGGATGGACGTGGTCTGCGAGATCATCAACGGCGGAACGCTCGGCGAGAACAAGGGCATCAATCTTCCGGGAATCCCGGTCAAGGTTCCTTCGCTGACCGAGAAGGATGAGGAAGACCTCATCTTCGCGCTCGGCGAGAACGTGGACACGATTGCAGTCTCCTTTGTCCGCACAGCGCACGATGTACGGCACGTGAAGGCGCGCGTCGCGGCCTGCAACTCCGACGCGTGGGTGATCGCGAAGCTCGAAAAGCCTCAGGCGATCGAGCATCTCGACAGCATCCTCGAGGTCGCGGATGGCATCATGGTCGCGCGCGGCGATCTCGGCGTGGAAGTTCCGCCCGAGAAGGTTCCGGCGATCCAGAAGCACATCATCCGGCGCGCTGCCGAGTATCGCAAGCCTGTGATCACGGCGACGCAGATGCTCGAATCGATGATCGAGAATCCGCGCCCGACGCGCGCCGAGGTTTCGGACGTTGCGAACGCGATCTACGACGGAACGGATTCGGTTATGCTCTCGGGCGAGACCGCCGCAGGCAAGTATCCGGTTCATGCTGTCGCGATGATGGCGACGATCGTGGCCGAGACGGAAGAGCAGATCCGCATCGACCCTCCGTCGCGCAAGCCGCGCACTCACGCGGCCAAGCTTTCCGTGGCGGAGACGATCTGCGAGTGCATGGCGCATTCGGCTCAGGATCTCGATCTGGCTGCGATTGCGATCTTTACCGAAACGGGAAGCACAGCGCGCCTGCTTTCGAAGTACCGGCCTGAGCCTCCGATCTTTGCTCTCTCACCGTTCGAGAAGGTCATCAACCGCTCGATGATGCTCTGGGGAACCTATCCGATCCTGTGCGACCGCTTTCGCGATACCGACAAGCTCGTCAACATGGCCGAGTTGATCCTCGAAGATCTCGGCTTCGTGCAGAAGCGGCAGGTCGTCGGAATCGTTGCGGGAACGCGAACCCGTTCCGGCGCGACCAACTTCATGCGTCTGCACATGGTTGGGGATCGCGATACCGAAGAACAAAAACCGGAGAAGTCAGACAAACCGAAGAAGAGCAAAGGTAAGAAGAAGGCCTAGCTTTCCCATGTGATGGGGAGGGGCACCCCCCCTCCCCATTGCCCGCGCGTAAGTCTTGTCGTTGCAACAAGTTGCAAGCGCCATGCGTCCGCAAATTGCTCATTCACAAAGGGTTACCTCCAAATATTAGTAGACAAAGGACTTATTGGCCCTTGTTCACTCGGAATAGGGCCCGGCCGTCTGCGATCTTTTCGGTTAGTTTTCTTCTACTTCTATTGTAGAGGGCTGACCATAACTAAAAGGACACCGACTTTTCTCTTTGTTATGAGTGAGTTAGGCCATTTGGGGGCTTGACAAGAAATTTTGCGCGCTCCACTCGTGGCCGTCTATCTCGGTTTGACTCGCCTACCAGAGGAGTTGACACCGTAAGGACTTAAGGCTTCACCAGATGACTGAGACGTCAAAAAGGCTGAATTGTCCGTCGGCGGTGAGCACTGGGAGTTTCTCAGCCACCGCCTGAGCGATGAGCATTCGATCGAAGGGGTCGCTGTTGTGATGCGGAAGCGACGCAGCAGCGAGAATGAGGTCTTCATCGATGGGGAGGAAGGTCACGCCCAAGTCTTGAACTTTGCTCATCGCGTCATGAACGGAAGTCCCAGCGAGAAGTAGCTTGCTTCGGCCGATTTTGCTGAGCAGCTTCCACAGCGTTGCATGGCTGACGCAGAGTTCGTTTTCTTCGTCGGCGAGCAGGGTCTTCACTTGTTCGGTGAGATGAGCGCGCGAGTAGATTGCCCATAGGAGAACGTTCGAATCGAGCAGAAGCCTCACACTTTGCCTGAGGTCATCAGCGGTGCGTCGAACATCTCGCGCTCAAGATCGGCGTCCATGGCCTGCCACTCTTCCAGTGAGGGCACGCGCATCTCTCGTTCACCCGCGCCGAGGATCCGGCGACCGGAGCGCTTCAAAGGTTCCGGTGCAGGGTCGGAGACGACGAGCCTGAGAGTTGGCTTGTCCGGGTCAGCGATCTCGACCAGTTCCCCGTTTCGCGCGGCAGCGAGCAGTTCGGGAAAGTGGACTTCGGCGTACTGGGCGCTGACCTTCATGGATCAAGGTTAGAGAATGGAGCGCACAGGGTCAATGAAAAGCATCGGGCTTGACGATATATGCTCCTGAGCGGATTATCTTGACATATGGACGGTGGTCTTCAGCGCTAAGTTCGATGCTGAGTTTGAGGCGCTGCCTACGGAAGTGCAAGATGAGTTCTTCGCGCAGGCGAAGTGGATCGAAGAGTTTGGACCGAAGGCTGGACGGCCTCGCGTCGATACCCTCAAGGGTTCGCGGTACGCCAACATGAAGGAACTGATCTTCGCGGCGGACGATGGAGTCTGGCGCGTTGCTTTTGCCTTCGATCCAAAGCGCATGGCGATCGTGCTTGTGGCCGGAGACAAGTCTGGAGTGAGCCAAAGGAAGTTCTACCAGCGCCTCATCGACAAAGTGGATGAACGGTACGGGAGGCACCTTGAGCGGCTGCGACTGACTGATCAGGAGAAGAGAAAGGGGAGACCATGAAAACCTTGCAGGAGAAGTTGAACGTGCTTCCGAAGGAACGGCGCGAGAAGATCGAAAAGCGGGCCGCGCTGCTTATCGCCGAAGAGATGACGATGCGTGAGTTGCGCAAGGCGCGGAAGATTACTCAGGCCGAGATGGCGAAGACACTTGGGGTGAAGCAGGAGCAGGTGTCGCGGATTGAGAAGCGGACGGATTTGCACTTGTCTACTTTGCGGCGGTCGGTTGAGGCTATGGGTGGGCGGCTTTCACTTGTTGTGGAGTTTCCGAATGGTGCGCCGGTGGTGGTGTCGGGACTCACGAATTCGAAAATTTGAGCGTGAATCCCTTGGAGATTAAGTTCTCCGAGCTCATTTCGAGATATGAAAGGATTGGGCAACCGAGACTTGTTAGGAGTATTACCTTGCCTCATCCAATGTCGATCGCGGAATTTAGAGACCTCATAGAACACGTTGACGGGCTCGATGTTAGTAAGGTCACGAAACCCGAGTTGGGGACGTTGGGCTTACCGGTACTTGCTGAGGCGATTGTTCAAGTGCGGAAGGAAATCGGTGCGATTAGCTCTGTCGCTTCCGAATCCAGCCAACAGCGCCTTGAGGCTGCGACAAGTGCGTATCGACAATATCTAACCACCCTCTATGACATAGCTAGTTTGAGGGGCGAGGAGTTTGCCACACGACGCAGTGAGTTTGGCGGTCCTCTTGCTGCTCAATGGGACGCGATCCGTGAGGTTTGGCCATACTTTGCAGCGCTCGTAACGGACAAGAGCGGATTGGTCGAAGCGCCTAACTCAGCGATCGCGAAAATTGAGGCAGCAAGGGCGCAAAGCGAAGATTCCATCCGAACGATAGTTTCTAGCCTTACGGAACAAGCAACCAAACAGGCTTCTAAAATTGAAGAGAATGCCCGCAAGACTGCAACGGGTTTCTCCGTAAGGGCCGCCCAAGATCAGTTCGATCAAGCCAGCGTCTCCTTGGCCCGGAAAGCCACAGCTTGGGGGTTACTAGCCTTACTGGCGTTTGGATGTTTCGTAGAATTCGCTTTTCAAATCTATCGAAATCCTCCGTCAGTTTTCACCGATAAGTCTGTGGGTCATATTGCATCAATCCCGGAAGCAATCTATCTGACCGCAATCAGGATCACTCTGTTGACAGCAATCGGTGCTTTCGCGACATTCTGTGTCAAGATGCTCCGGGCACATCTTCACATGAGTGAATTCAACAATCACCGCAGGCGCGTCGCAAACAGCATGGCCGCATTCGTAGAAGCCACGCAGACTCCAGAGCAACGAGATCTAATTTTTGGAAAGCTGGTTGATGCAGTCGTAAACTTTGGCGACTCGGGGCTGCTTGAGAAGGACTCAGAATCACTTGGGGTTCCCTCGATTGCATTCGAAGCAATCACCAAAAACCTCACATCGAAGTCCTAGGGATGCAAGCTAGACAAATGGGCGGACTCTTTCGAGTCCGCCCATTCTTCGCTGCGGTAGTTAGTGGTTTTGCGCGAAGCGCTCTCCGCCATAACGCGAAGTTATTCGGCGGCGAGTTCTTCCTGTTCGCCTTCCATGCGCATCTGCTCGAGCTCGCGCTCTTCGGCTTCGATGGCTGCGGTGACTTCCTGCTGGACCTGGGCTGCCGCTTCTTCGAGCTCGGGGGAGAGCTGGACGTTGCGGTAGTACTCCATACCGGTTCCGGCGGGGATCAGGCGGCCGACGATGACGTTTTCCTTGAGGCCGCGGAGGGTATCGATCGATCCGTTGATCGAAGCCTCGGTGAGGACGCGGGTGGTCTCCTGGAAGCTGGCGGCCGAGATGAAGCTGTCGGTCGAGAGCGACGCCTTGGTGATGCCGAGGAGGAGAGCGCGGCCGATCGCCGGGCGTCCGCCCGACATGAGAACGCGCTGGTTCTCGGCGTTGAAGCGGAAGCGGTCCGTCTGCTGGTCGACGAGGAACGTGGTGTCACCCACCTCTTCGACCTTGACCCAGCGGAGCATCTGCCGAACGATCGTCTCGATGTGCTTATCCGAGATGGTCACACCCTGCAATCGATAGACTTCCTGAATCTCGTTGACCAGGTACATCTGGAGTGCGCGGTCGCCGAGAACTTCAAGAATGTCGTGCGGGTTGCGGGGTCCGTCGATGAGCGCATCACCGGCACGGAGGCGTTCGCCTTCCTGCACGTTGACGTACACACCGCGGGGCACCGAGTACTCTTCTTCCTGCCCGTTGTCCGCCGTGACGTAGACCTTGCGCTGACCCTTGGAGACTTCGCCGAAGCGGACGACGCCATCGATCTTCGAGATGATCGCCGGGTCGCGGGGCTTGCGGGCCTCGAACAACTCGACGACACGCGGCAGACCGCCGGTGATGTCCTTGGTGCGGGTGGTCTCGCGCGGGATCTTGGCGAGGACGTCGCCGGGGTAGAGCTCGTCTCCGTCGACAACCATCAAGTGAGCGCGGCTTGGCATCAGGTAACGCTTGTTGCCCTGGGCGCTCTTGATGATGATTGCGGGCTGGCGCTTTTCGTCGCTCGAATCGGCGACGACGAGGCGGGACAGACCGGTGACTTCGTCGACTTCCTCGTTGAGCGTGACGCCTTCCTGCAGGTCCTTGAACTGGACGGTGCCGGCGATCTCGGTGAGAACCGAGAACGTGTAGGGATCCCACTCGCCGAGAACTCCGCCCTGAACGACCTGGGCTCCGTCTTCGACCTTGAGCTTGGCGCCGTAGACGATCGCGTAACGCTCCTTCTCGCGGCCCTTGTCATCGATGATGGCGATGGAACCGTTGCGGTTCATCGCGACCAGGTCGCCCGACTTGGCGCGAACCGTGACGAGGTTGATGAAGCGAACGGAGCCGGCGTTCTTGGCCTCGAGGTGCGAGGCGTCGGAGACGCGCGATGCCGTTCCGCCGATGTGGAAGGTACGCATGGTGAGCTGGGTTCCGGGCTCGCCGATGGACTGCGCGGCGATGACTCCGACCGCTTCGCCCATCTCGACCATCTTGCCGGAGCCGAGGTTACGGCCGTAGCAGAGGATGCAGCATCCACGCTTGGACTCGCAGGTGAGCACCGAACGGATCTTCACCTTCTCGATACCGGCTGCCTGGACGGCAGAGGCGCGATCCTCGTCGATCTCCTGGTTGATATCGACGATCGTCTTGCCTTCGAAGTCCTTGAGCTTCTCGAGCGACACGCGGCCGATGATACGGTCGCGGAGGGGCTCGATGGTCTCGCCGGCTTCGATGATGGGCATGACGTAGATGCCTTCGACGGTGCCGCAGTCGTAGTCGGAGATGATGACGTCCTGGGCCACGTCGACGAGGCGGCGCGTGAGGTATCCGGAGTCGGCGGTCTTGAGCGCCGTATCCGCAAGCCCCTTACGGGCACCGTGAGTCGAGATGAAGTACTGGAGGACGGTGAGGCCTTCACGGAAGTTCGCCGTGATGGGGGTTTCGATGATTTCACCGGAGGGCTTCGCCATCAGTCCGCGCATACCGGAGAGCTGACGAATCTGCTGTTTCGAACCACGCGCACCGGAGTCGGCCATGATGTAGATCGGGTTCATGGCTCCTTCCTTGTCCGCCTTCTTCATGTTCGAGAACATCTCGTCGGCGACGCGCTCGGTGACGCTCGACCAGAGCTGGATGACCTTGTTGTTGCGCTCACCGTTGGTGATGGCACCGTCAAGGTACTGCTGCTGGACGTTGATGACCTGCTTCTCGGCGTCGGAGACGACGGTGTACTTCGAATCCGGAATGACCATGTCATCGAGGCCGACCGAGAGGCCGGACTTGGTGGCATAGCGGAAGCCGAGATCCTTGATGCGATCGAGCGCCTTCACCGTGGTCTCGAGACCGAGGTTCAGGTAGAGGTAGTTGATGAGTTGGCCGATGCCCTTCTTCTTGAGCAGGCCGTTGACGTACGGCATGCCCTCGGGGAGGGAGTCGTTCAGGATGGCGCGGCCGACGGTCGTCGAGATGAACTGCTTCGCGAACTCGACTGGCTCGGTGTGGGTGAGGTCCTGATCGTCGTACGCGGTGGTCATGTCAAGAACCTGACCGGTGTAGCGCAGACGAATCGGGGTCAGGGTCTCGACAGCCTTCGCTTCGAGAGCCATGAAGACCTCTTCGATGTTGGCGAAGACGCGTCCTTCACCCTTGGCTCCGACCTTGGCCTTCGTGAGGTAGTAGAGGCCGAGGACGAGATCCTGCGTCGGCACCGTGATCGGCTGACCGGACGCGGGCGAGAGGATATTGTGCGACGCGAGCATCAGGACCGAGGCTTCGATCTGCGCTTCGGGCGAGAGCGGAATGTGTACGGCCATCTGATCGCCATCGAAGTCGGCGTTGAAGGCGGTGCAGACGAGCGGATGGATCTTGATCGCCTTGCCTTCGACGAGCACCGGCTCAAACGCCTGGATGCCAAGGCGGTGGAGCGTCGGGGCGCGGTTCAGCAGGACAGGGTGATCCTTGATGACCTCTTCGAGGATGTCCCAGACGATGGGCTCCTGCATCTCGACCATTTCCTTCGCCTGCTTGATGGTCGTGCAGTGCCCGGTCTGCTCGAGGCGGTGATAGATAAAGGGCTTGAAGAGCTCGAGCGCCATCTTCTTGGGAAGACCGCACTGGTGCAGCTTCAGCTCGGGACCGACGACGATGACCGAACGGCCGGAGTAATCGACGCGCTTGCCGAGGAGGTTCTGACGGAAGCGGCCCTGCTTGCCCTTGAGGGTGTCGGAGAGCGACTTGAGCGGACGGTTGTTCGCGCCACGGAGAACGCGGCCACGGCGGCCGTTGTCGAACAGAGCGTCGACGGCTTCCTGCAGCATGCGCTTCTCGTTACGGACGATGACCTCAGGAGCGTGGAGGTCCATGAGCTTCTTGAGGCGGTTGTTACGGTTGATCACGCGACGGTAGAGGTCGTTGAGATCGGACGTGGCGAAGCGGCCGCCGTCGAGCGGAACAAGCGGACGAAGTTCCGGCGGGATGACCGGGATCACATCGAGGATCATCCACTGGGGCAGGTTGTCGGACTTGCGGAAGGCCTCGACGATCTTCAGGCGCTTCGAGTACTTGAGCTTCTTCTGGAGCGAGGTCTCGGTCTTCATGCGCTCGCGCAGTTCGACCGAAAGCTCCTGGATCTCGACGCGCTTGAGCAGTTCCTTGATCGCTTCCGCGCCCATCATGGCCTTGAAGCCGGAGGGGCGGTACTGCTGGTCGAGCTCACGGAACTTGGTCTCGTCCTTGATGACCTCGCGCTCCTTGACGGGCGCGTCGCCTGGATCGACGACGACGTACGACTCGAAGTAGAGGACGGCTTCAAGCTCACGCAGCGAGATGTCGAGCAGGTGACCGATACGCGACGGGAGGCCCTTGAAGAACCAGACGTGCGAGCAGGGGCTGGCGAGCTCGATGTGTCCGAGGCGCTCGCGGCGGACCTTCGAGAGGGTGACTTCGACGCCGCACTTGTCGCAGATGACGCCGCGGTGCTTCATGCGCTTGTACTTGCCGCAGAGGCACTCCCAGTCAGTGATGGGTCCGAAGATGCGGGCGCAGAAGAGGCCATCGCGTTCGGGCTTGAAGGTACGGTAGTTGATGGTTTCAGGCTTGGTCACTTCGCCATGCGACCAGCTGCGAATCTTCTCGGGGCTGGCGAGCTGAATCTTGATGGCGTCGAAGTCGGCGATAGGGCCGGTCAGTTCAAAGGGGCTGGAGCGAAACATAGATCGGTCTCCGTGGTGCAGCGGGTTGGCTGCGGGTCGATGATGCGGTTGCTTTACTTCTGCCGGGCGTAGGTTGTTAGGCCCACGCCTGCTTCTATTCTGTGCCGCCGCCCGTGGCGTCTCTCGTTGAACGTTGAGCGTGAGCCTCATTCAGGAGATACGCGCCACGGGGGCTGCGGGGATTGCGTTGCGGCTTAGTCGGCCGCGGCGATGCTGGGCAGAGCGACCTTCTTCTGGTCGGCCTGCTTGATGAGCTCGACATCAAGGCAGAGGGACTGCAGTTCGCGGATGAGCACGTTGAACGACTCCGGCACGCCGGGTTCGATCGCCGCCTCGCCCTTGACGATGGCCTCGTAGATCTTGGTGCGGCCGAAGACGTCATCGGACTTCGCGGTGAGCAGCTCCTGGAGGATGTAAGCCGCGCCGTAAGCTTCGAGCGCCCAGACTTCCATCTCACCGAAGCGCTGTCCGCCGAACTGGGCCTTACCACCAAGCGGCTGCTGGGTGATGAGGGAGTACGGTCCGATCGAGCGGGCGTGGATCTTGTCGTCGACAAGGTGCGACAGCTTGAGCATGTAGATGTAGCCGACCGTGGCGGGCTGCTCGAACTCTTCGCCGAGCATACCGTCGTGGAGCGGCGTCTTGCCCGAGCTGGGAAGACCAGCCGACTTCAGAAGCGCCTTGATCTCCGTCTCGCGTGCGCCGTCGAAGACTGCCGTGCCGAACCAGATACCGCGCTTCATGCCCGCGGCGACGCGCATCGTCTGCTCGTCGTCGAGGTCGAGAAGCTGGTTCAGAGCGGCGGTTCCAGCGAAGCGCGCCTTGAAGAGCTCGCGGACTTCGTTGGCCGACTCCATCTCGGCAGCGGCTGCCGCAACCTGTGCGCCGAGCTCATGGGCAGCCCAGCCAAGGTGCGTCTCGAGGATCTGTCCGACGTTCATACGCGAAGGCACGCCGAGCGGGTTCAGGACGATCTCGACAGGCGTTCCATCCGGGAGGTACGGCATATCCTCCTCGGGCAGAATGCGGGCGATGACACCCTTGTTGCCGTGACGGCCGGCCATCTTGTCGCCGACCGACAGCTTGCGCTTCATCGCGATGTAGACCTTCACCATCTTGATGACGCCTGGGCTGAGCTCGTCGCCCTTCTGCATCTTGCCGATCTTCTCGTTCGTGATCTTGCGGAGCACGTCGATCTGGCGCGAGGTCATCTCCTCGATCTCATCGATCTGCTCGTTGACGCGGGGATCCTTGTCAGCGTAGCGAATGCGCTTGAGGTTACGGGTGCTGATGAGCTCGATCATGTCGCGATCGAGAACCTCGCCCTTCGAGAGGAGACGCTTGTTGGTGCGCTCATCGTGAAGGTCGGCGAGAACCTCGCGGTTGCCGAGAATGGCTTCGAGACGCTTGAGGCGCTCGTCGGTGAGAATGCGGATCTCATCGGCAAGGTTGCGCTCGAGCTTCTCGACCATCTCCTGCTCGATCTGCTTGGCGCGCTCGTCCTTCTCCTGGCCCTTGCGGGAGAAGATGCGGACGTCGACGACGGTGCCTTCGATGCCCGGAGGGCACGTCAGCGACGCGTCGCGCACATCGCCGGCCTTTTCGCCGAAGATGGCCCGGAGAAGCTTCTCTTCCGGCGTGAGCTGCGTTTCACCCTTCGGCGTGACCTTGCCGACGAGGATGTCGTTGTGACCGATCTTCGCGCCGATGCGGATGATTCCGGACTCATCGAGATCACGCAGAGCGTGCTCAGAGACGTTCGGGATATCGCGCGTGATCTCTTCCGGTCCAAGCTTCGTGTCGCGGGCTTCGATCTCGAACTCCTCGATGTGGATCGAGGTGTAGTAGTCCTCGCGGACCAGCTTCTCCGAGATGAGGATCGCGTCCTCGAAGTTGTAACCGCGCCACGGCATGAAGGCGACGAGCACGTTACGGCCGAGGCCGAGTTCGCCCTGCTCGGTGCATGGTCCGTCCGCGATCACCGCACCCTTGAGAACACGGTCACCCTTGCGGACGATCGGCTTCTGGTTGATGCAGGTGTTCTGGTTGGAGCGCTTGAACTTGGTGAGCTGGTAGATGTCCGAACCAACCTCACGCGAGAGCTGCGTGGGGTGATGCTCGCCTTCGACGCGGATGATGATGCGCTCGGAGTCGACCGAATCGACGATACCGTTGCGCTTGGCCAGGATGACGGCGCCCGAGTCGCGGGCGGTGACGCCTTCCATACCGGTACCGACGAACGGCGCTTCCGCGACGAGCAACGGCACCGACTGGCGCTGCATGTTCGCACCCATGAGGGCGCGGTTCGCGTCATCGTGCTCAAGGAACGGCACGAGCGAAGCGGCGACCGAGACAAGCTGCTTGGGCGAGACGTCGACGTAGTCCACGTCAGCTTTGGAGACGAGGACGAAGTTGCCCTGGCGGCGGGCATCGACGATATCCTGCACGATCTTCAGGTCGGCATCGAGTTCGATGTTGGCCTGTGCGATCGTGTGGCGATCCTCTTCCCACGCCGAGAGATAGAAGCTGAAGGGCTCCAGATCCATCGTGCGCTTGCCTTCGGACTTCAGCTTCTCGTTCAGAACCTTCGACTCACCCACTTCGAGGTAGTCACCCTGGCGCAGACCGGACTCACCGGCGTTCGAGACGGCGACGTAGTCGAGGACTACACCGTCCTTCACGCGGCGGTACGGGCTCTCGATGAAGCCGTACTCGTTGATACGGGCAAAGCAGGAGAGCGACGAGATAAGACCGATGTTCGGACCTTCCGGGGTCTCGATCGGGCAGATACGTCCGTAGTGGGTCGGGTGAACGTCGCGGACTTCGAAGCCTGCGCGCTCACGGGAGAGACCACCAGGCCCAAGGGCGGAGAGGCGCCGCTTGTGCGTGATCTCCGAGAGAGGGTTGGTCTGATCCATGAACTGCGAGAGCTGCGACGAACCGAAGAACTCGCGGATCGCGGCCATGACGGGCTTGGCGTTGATGAGGTCGTGCGGCATCGCCGTCGACATCTCCTGGTAGACCGACATCTTCTCCTTGATCGCGCGCTCCATGCGAACGAGACCGATGCGGAACTGATTCTCCATCAGTTCGCCGACGGCGCGGACGCGGCGGTTGCCAAGGTGATCGATGTCATCGACCATGCCGATGTTCTTGCGCAGCTTGAGCAGGTAGCGGATCGTGCCGTAGAAGTCCTCGGGGGTCAACGTGCGCTTGTCGAGGCCCGCGGGATCCTGGTTCTCGTACAGCTTGATGTTGAACTTGAGACGGCCGACGCGCGAGAAGTCATACTTGCGCGGATCGAAGAACATGCCCTCGAAGAGCGCGGTCGCGGTGTCGAGCGTCGGTGGGTCGCCGGGACGCAGCTTGCGGTAGATCTCGATCAGCGCCTCTTCCGGCTTGCGCACGGAGTCGCGGCGAAGGGTGTTGGTGATGATGTTGCCCACATCGTCGCGCTCGGGGAAGAAGACCTCGAAGCTGGTGACGCCGGACTGGATGATCTTGTGCAGCTTGTCGGCGGTCAGTTCCTGGTTGGCCTCGTAGAGAAGCTCGCCGGTGGACATGTCGACGACATCGGATGCCGTCATCGCGCCGTCGAACTCGCTGGTCTCGACGTCAACCGAGGCGACAGCCTGCGCGCGCAGGGCCTTGAGCGTGCTGGCCGAGATCTT
This genomic window from Granulicella sibirica contains:
- the rpoB gene encoding DNA-directed RNA polymerase subunit beta: MPSEMRAIRSRLDFSKIPTSIQIPNLIEVQRRSYERFLQMDKLPQEREDNGLQSVFTSVFPITDFRNVSELEFVDFSIGNWECKCGYLKGLNHLRTACTTCGHMVITDPFHPGDVLCNFCGTYNKNTPDFCTKCGDPVGLQLKYDQAECEERGMTYSAPLKVTIRLKIYDKDPETGVKSLRDMKEQEVFFGDIPLMSQNGTFIVNGTERVIVSQLHRSPGVFFETANNRSYFLGKIIPYRGSWVEFEYDQKNTLYVRIDRKRKFLGTIFLRALGLRTDEEILKTFYTVDTINVKEGKLSWNVAADGTLTNLLGTRPAQAVTANGADVAVAGRKISASTLKALRAQAVASVDVETSEFDGAMTASDVVDMSTGELLYEANQELTADKLHKIIQSGVTSFEVFFPERDDVGNIITNTLRRDSVRKPEEALIEIYRKLRPGDPPTLDTATALFEGMFFDPRKYDFSRVGRLKFNIKLYENQDPAGLDKRTLTPEDFYGTIRYLLKLRKNIGMVDDIDHLGNRRVRAVGELMENQFRIGLVRMERAIKEKMSVYQEMSTAMPHDLINAKPVMAAIREFFGSSQLSQFMDQTNPLSEITHKRRLSALGPGGLSRERAGFEVRDVHPTHYGRICPIETPEGPNIGLISSLSCFARINEYGFIESPYRRVKDGVVLDYVAVSNAGESGLRQGDYLEVGESKVLNEKLKSEGKRTMDLEPFSFYLSAWEEDRHTIAQANIELDADLKIVQDIVDARRQGNFVLVSKADVDYVDVSPKQLVSVAASLVPFLEHDDANRALMGANMQRQSVPLLVAEAPFVGTGMEGVTARDSGAVILAKRNGIVDSVDSERIIIRVEGEHHPTQLSREVGSDIYQLTKFKRSNQNTCINQKPIVRKGDRVLKGAVIADGPCTEQGELGLGRNVLVAFMPWRGYNFEDAILISEKLVREDYYTSIHIEEFEIEARDTKLGPEEITRDIPNVSEHALRDLDESGIIRIGAKIGHNDILVGKVTPKGETQLTPEEKLLRAIFGEKAGDVRDASLTCPPGIEGTVVDVRIFSRKGQEKDERAKQIEQEMVEKLERNLADEIRILTDERLKRLEAILGNREVLADLHDERTNKRLLSKGEVLDRDMIELISTRNLKRIRYADKDPRVNEQIDEIEEMTSRQIDVLRKITNEKIGKMQKGDELSPGVIKMVKVYIAMKRKLSVGDKMAGRHGNKGVIARILPEEDMPYLPDGTPVEIVLNPLGVPSRMNVGQILETHLGWAAHELGAQVAAAAAEMESANEVRELFKARFAGTAALNQLLDLDDEQTMRVAAGMKRGIWFGTAVFDGARETEIKALLKSAGLPSSGKTPLHDGMLGEEFEQPATVGYIYMLKLSHLVDDKIHARSIGPYSLITQQPLGGKAQFGGQRFGEMEVWALEAYGAAYILQELLTAKSDDVFGRTKIYEAIVKGEAAIEPGVPESFNVLIRELQSLCLDVELIKQADQKKVALPSIAAAD